The following proteins are co-located in the uncultured Draconibacterium sp. genome:
- a CDS encoding L-fucose/L-arabinose isomerase family protein, with the protein MIKVGLFGIGLDTYWAQFEGLLDKLITYQQQISAKIESFGAEVIDAGLVDSPEKAKEAGEFLKKSDVEIVFLYVSTYALSSTVLPVAQKLKVPVIILNLQPVAAIDYERFNNLGDRGKMTGEWLAHCQACSVPEIANVFNRSDIKYEFVTGYLQDETAWTEIKEWVEAAKVVHVMRNNRLGVLGHYYGGMLDVYTDLTKQSTVFGTHIELLEMCELNKYRDEAGEDAIQTKIEEFYYSFDVQDTCPVDEIERAARTSVALDKLVDKHRLGAMAYYYEGEAGNDYENIVTSVIAGNTLLTGKNIPVAGECEVKNAQAMKILDTLGAGGSFSEFYAMDFNDDIVMLGHDGPAHIAIAEGRVQLVPLPVYHGKPGKGLSIQMTVKHGDVTLLSVVEGKDGVFLLVAEGESVPGPTLQIGNTNSRYRFSIGAKEFINQWSKQGPAHHCAIGVGHKASVLKKIAEMFDIECVQIC; encoded by the coding sequence ATGATTAAAGTTGGACTTTTTGGAATAGGGTTAGACACTTATTGGGCACAATTTGAAGGATTACTGGATAAGTTGATAACCTACCAGCAACAAATTTCTGCAAAGATAGAAAGTTTTGGAGCTGAGGTTATTGATGCCGGGCTTGTCGATTCTCCGGAGAAAGCAAAAGAAGCAGGTGAATTCCTGAAAAAAAGTGATGTGGAAATTGTATTTCTATATGTTTCAACCTACGCGCTGTCGTCAACAGTACTTCCTGTGGCACAAAAATTAAAGGTGCCCGTAATTATTTTAAATCTGCAACCTGTTGCTGCCATTGATTACGAAAGATTTAATAATCTTGGTGATCGTGGAAAAATGACTGGTGAATGGCTGGCACACTGCCAGGCGTGTTCCGTTCCTGAAATTGCCAATGTTTTTAATCGTTCGGATATAAAATATGAGTTTGTTACCGGATATCTTCAGGATGAAACAGCGTGGACTGAGATAAAGGAATGGGTAGAAGCCGCAAAAGTAGTACACGTTATGCGGAACAATCGTCTAGGTGTTCTTGGCCATTATTATGGAGGGATGCTGGATGTTTACACCGATCTTACCAAACAATCGACTGTTTTTGGTACGCACATCGAATTACTGGAGATGTGTGAATTAAACAAATACCGCGATGAAGCCGGTGAAGATGCTATTCAGACAAAGATTGAGGAATTTTATTATTCTTTTGACGTGCAGGATACCTGTCCGGTTGATGAAATTGAAAGGGCTGCCCGTACTTCGGTTGCTCTCGATAAACTGGTTGACAAACATCGGCTTGGAGCCATGGCGTATTATTACGAAGGCGAAGCAGGCAACGATTATGAAAATATTGTCACTTCCGTAATTGCAGGAAATACCTTGTTAACCGGGAAAAATATACCCGTTGCAGGCGAATGTGAGGTGAAAAATGCCCAGGCCATGAAAATATTGGACACCTTGGGAGCAGGTGGTTCCTTCTCCGAATTCTATGCGATGGATTTTAACGATGATATTGTAATGCTCGGTCACGACGGCCCTGCTCATATTGCAATTGCAGAAGGCAGGGTACAACTTGTGCCTTTACCTGTTTACCATGGGAAACCAGGGAAAGGCCTGTCGATTCAAATGACAGTAAAACATGGCGATGTAACTTTGCTTTCGGTAGTTGAGGGAAAAGATGGTGTTTTTTTGTTGGTTGCTGAAGGCGAATCGGTTCCCGGACCAACCTTACAAATCGGAAATACCAACAGTCGTTACCGATTTTCCATTGGGGCAAAAGAGTTTATCAATCAATGGTCAAAACAAGGACCTGCACATCATTGTGCCATTGGAGTTGGACATAAAGCTTCTGTTCTTAAAAAAATAGCCGAAATGTTTGATATTGAATGTGTTCAGATTTGTTAA